The genomic stretch GATCTATATCTAATTTTAGCAGCTTCACTAATAATTTGGTTGGTTGCTGGAAGCATGAAATCAGAATATTGCATCTCCGCAATCGGCTTCATTCCATACATAGCGGCACCAATAGCTACCCCTGCAATTGCTGATTCCGATAAAGGTGTATCCATCACGCGCATTTCACCAAACTGTTCCATAAGTCCTTTGGTTGTCGTGAATACGCCGCCTTTAACCCCAACATCTTCGCCAAGCACAAATACGGACTCATCGCGTTCCATTTCTTCTTTCATCGCGAGTCTGATCGCATCAATATACTCCATTTCAGCCATTACCATTTCCCTCCTGACTCATCATCGGCATACACATGCAGCAGGGTATCTTCCGGCTTCGGAAACGGAGCATTGTCTGCATATTCCGTCGCTTCTTTCAGTTCCATACTAAGCTGTGCAGCCAGATCTGCATCTCGCTCTTCATCCCATAAACCACAGTCAATCAAATATTGTTTCATTTTGGCAAGGCCGTCTTTTTTCCAGTTCTCTTCTACTTCTTCTTTTGTCCGGTAAGCGAGATCGTTATCTGAAGTGGAATGTGGAGACAACCGGTACATCATTGCTTCTATGAGTGTTGGGCCTTCTCCCGCTACCGCACGTTCGCGTGCTTCTTTTACAGCAGCATACACGGCTAGGGCATCATTACCATCTACCTGAATTCCCGGGAACCCATACCCGAGAGCACGATCACTTACTTTTCCGCTAAGCTGTTTGTGAATAGGCACAGAGATGGCATATTGATTATTCTCAACCATGATAATAACCGGAAGTTTATGAACGCCCGCAAAGTTACTTCCTTCATGAAAGTCTCCCTGATTA from Paenibacillus polygoni encodes the following:
- a CDS encoding thiamine pyrophosphate-dependent dehydrogenase E1 component subunit alpha yields the protein MTSKQYKHNELGLSDGQVIDMYKYMLLARKFDERCMLLQRAGKINFHVSGIGQETAQVAAAFALDREKDYFLPYYRDYGFVMAVGMTPRELMLSAFAKAEDPNSGGRQMPGHFGSKRLRIVTGSSPVTTQVPHAVGFALAAKMQKKDFVSFVTFGEGSSNQGDFHEGSNFAGVHKLPVIIMVENNQYAISVPIHKQLSGKVSDRALGYGFPGIQVDGNDALAVYAAVKEARERAVAGEGPTLIEAMMYRLSPHSTSDNDLAYRTKEEVEENWKKDGLAKMKQYLIDCGLWDEERDADLAAQLSMELKEATEYADNAPFPKPEDTLLHVYADDESGGKW